TTCTTTAACATTATTTCTAATTCCGCTACCTTCGTTCCCCATCACTAATGCAACATTTCCAGTTAAGTCCATTTCATAATATATATTATGGCTCATATCAGCTCCATATACCCAAAATCCTCTTTTTTTAATATTTTCAATGAATCTAGATAAATTAGTAACTCTTAGAATAGGTATTCTAAAAGCTAATCCTACCGAAACCTTAATTACAGTTGGAGTTACTTCAACTGAATTATCTTTTGGAATAACTATTAAATCAGCATTTGCGGCTAAAGAGGATCTAATAATAGCTCCAAAATTATGAGGATCTTGAATTTGATCTAGTATTACTATTGTAGCATTTTCCTTTAAATTATCTAAAATATCTTCTTCTGCATATTTAAACTCTTTACCAATATCTATAACTACACCTTGGTGTTTTGATATATTGACCATTTTTTGTAAAACTTTATCTGGAGCAAAAGAATATGAATAATTATTTTCTTTTGCTAGATTAACTAATTCTTCAAGAGTTTTATCAACGTTTTTGCTATCAGTAAAATATATATTTTTTACTGGATATTTAGCGTTTATAATTTCTTTTAAAACATTTCTACCATATACGTACATTATTCTCTCTCCTTTAATGCTTCTTTTGATAATTCTAAAATTTCATTTAATCTATGATAATCTTTTTTCAAAAACAAATATCCAATTACAGTTTCAAAAGCAGTAGCTTTCCTATAATCAATATCATTTCCTCTCTTTTTTGCACCTTTTGAATTTAGTCCTCTCTTATATATTTCTTTTTCTTCATCAGATAAATTATCAAGGATTATATCAACAATTTTTGATTGAGAATTTGCACTAA
This genomic interval from Marinitoga litoralis contains the following:
- the rlmB gene encoding 23S rRNA (guanosine(2251)-2'-O)-methyltransferase RlmB; its protein translation is MYVYGRNVLKEIINAKYPVKNIYFTDSKNVDKTLEELVNLAKENNYSYSFAPDKVLQKMVNISKHQGVVIDIGKEFKYAEEDILDNLKENATIVILDQIQDPHNFGAIIRSSLAANADLIVIPKDNSVEVTPTVIKVSVGLAFRIPILRVTNLSRFIENIKKRGFWVYGADMSHNIYYEMDLTGNVALVMGNEGSGIRNNVKEKCDALISIPMANNVDSLNVSVSAGILLFEIYRQKSR
- a CDS encoding Mini-ribonuclease 3; amino-acid sequence: MGEFDILGKLFESNIKDLREVPVDTFAYIGDAVLNLYFINYIIDNGRKKAGKLHNESKNYISANSQSKIVDIILDNLSDEEKEIYKRGLNSKGAKKRGNDIDYRKATAFETVIGYLFLKKDYHRLNEILELSKEALKERE